One part of the Mariniflexile litorale genome encodes these proteins:
- a CDS encoding ATP-binding protein: protein MKTILIVDDNVENLYLLRIILEEAGYSVIEAKNGKEGLVKLHHSKTDMIISDILMPVMDGYVFCQNCKKEKLFRKIPFIFYTSTYTEQTDEEFALKLGSAKFIRKSSIDHVKLISIINDIFEKTQTKKASVKRVRINDEEVLKLYSERLINKLEEKTVKLNNEILERKKVEQILINEIQVMDLINLNTPLNKILEHIILNFEATHPGYFGSVNLVHSDGDYLEPVSAPNMPKAYISALSKIPINDYVGSCGTAAFLKKAVIVSNISSDPLWEDYKQVASKYNLNSCWSIPILTKKNMVLGTFAIYSHIIQTPSLDDIKDLSFAVNLANIAIEKKNIINEIKKRDESYKSLFEQASDAIITFTFDGEIHSFNQSASDTLGYTRVEFEKLHIKDIIVGKLLESKKNYEKIQKGIGVIVYRQLIRKDGTLIDAEISTKRQTDGKILGIVRDITERKKIEIILEEKNQELIKKNEELDRFVYSASHDLRAPLTSLRGLINLTEPSLNPDQEEQKLQLQMMSKTIDKMDIFIGDILDYSRNSKTEVSKEKIDFNKSIESIWENLKYVDVNEHHKISVKINQLVPFFSDKKRIAIILNNIISNAIKYSDKNKDKNYINITVNSDSKEAKIIIEDNGVGIDNKHLDRIFNMFYRATKLSKGSGMGLYIVKETINKLKGCVTVESQLNEGSKFTISLPNYN from the coding sequence ATGAAGACGATTCTTATTGTTGATGATAATGTTGAAAACCTATATTTACTAAGAATCATCCTTGAAGAAGCAGGTTATTCTGTTATAGAAGCTAAAAATGGTAAAGAAGGTTTAGTAAAACTACATCATTCAAAAACAGATATGATTATTTCTGATATTTTAATGCCAGTAATGGATGGATATGTATTTTGTCAAAATTGTAAAAAAGAAAAACTTTTCAGAAAAATTCCATTTATTTTTTATACCTCTACTTATACTGAACAAACAGATGAAGAATTTGCTTTAAAATTAGGTTCAGCAAAATTTATAAGAAAATCATCTATAGATCATGTAAAGCTTATTTCTATAATTAATGATATTTTTGAAAAAACACAAACCAAAAAAGCCTCTGTTAAAAGAGTAAGAATTAATGACGAAGAAGTTTTAAAACTTTATAGTGAACGTTTGATTAATAAATTAGAAGAAAAAACTGTAAAACTTAATAATGAAATTTTAGAAAGAAAAAAAGTTGAACAAATTTTAATTAATGAAATTCAAGTCATGGATTTAATTAACTTAAATACACCTTTAAATAAAATTTTAGAACATATAATACTAAATTTTGAAGCGACGCACCCAGGGTATTTCGGTTCTGTTAATTTAGTACATTCTGACGGTGATTATTTAGAACCAGTTTCAGCTCCCAATATGCCTAAAGCATATATTTCAGCTTTAAGCAAAATACCAATTAACGATTATGTAGGATCTTGTGGTACAGCCGCATTTTTAAAAAAAGCTGTTATTGTTTCAAATATTAGTTCAGATCCATTATGGGAAGATTACAAACAAGTAGCTTCGAAGTATAATTTAAATTCTTGTTGGTCTATTCCTATACTTACAAAAAAAAATATGGTTTTAGGCACTTTCGCTATATATAGTCATATCATTCAAACGCCTTCTTTAGACGATATTAAAGATTTAAGCTTCGCTGTTAATTTAGCCAATATTGCTATAGAAAAAAAGAATATTATTAATGAAATTAAAAAAAGAGACGAGTCTTATAAATCCTTATTCGAGCAAGCAAGTGATGCTATAATTACATTTACATTTGATGGTGAAATTCATAGTTTTAATCAATCGGCTTCAGATACTTTAGGGTACACAAGAGTGGAATTTGAAAAGCTACATATAAAAGATATTATTGTTGGAAAACTTTTAGAAAGCAAAAAAAATTATGAAAAAATACAGAAAGGTATTGGCGTTATTGTTTATAGACAATTAATACGCAAAGATGGAACTTTAATTGATGCCGAAATTTCAACAAAACGACAAACAGATGGAAAAATACTTGGTATTGTTCGTGATATTACCGAGCGTAAAAAAATCGAAATTATTTTAGAAGAAAAAAATCAAGAATTAATTAAAAAGAATGAAGAACTAGACAGGTTCGTTTACAGTGCATCTCATGATTTAAGAGCGCCTCTAACATCTTTGAGGGGCTTAATTAACCTTACAGAACCAAGTTTAAACCCTGATCAAGAAGAACAGAAACTTCAATTACAAATGATGTCTAAAACCATTGATAAAATGGATATATTCATTGGTGATATATTGGACTATTCTAGAAATTCTAAGACAGAAGTTAGTAAAGAAAAAATTGATTTTAATAAATCGATAGAATCAATTTGGGAGAACTTAAAATATGTGGATGTTAATGAGCATCATAAAATTTCGGTTAAAATTAATCAACTCGTACCTTTTTTTTCAGATAAAAAAAGAATAGCAATTATTTTAAACAATATCATTTCAAATGCTATTAAATATTCTGATAAAAATAAAGACAAAAATTATATAAATATAACTGTTAATTCAGATTCAAAAGAAGCTAAAATTATAATAGAAGATAATGGTGTTGGTATTGATAATAAACATTTAGATAGAATATTTAATATGTTTTATAGAGCCACCAAACTTTCTAAAGGCTCCGGAATGGGTCTATATATAGTAAAGGAAACCATAAATAAACTAAAAGGATGTGTAACCGTTGAATCTCAATTAAATGAAGGTTCTAAATTCACCATATCACTACCAAATTATAACTAA
- a CDS encoding response regulator, with protein MNKILLIDDNSTDNYINKLIIEKANITNTIIVQTSPVEALNYLKNVKGDFPEFIFLDIKMPEMDGFDFLKAYDEFEDDKKRNIHIIMLTSSHNMSDVEKANENPYVKKYLIKPLDALKLNDTLEAVFS; from the coding sequence TTGAATAAAATTTTATTAATAGACGATAACTCTACAGATAATTATATTAATAAATTAATAATTGAAAAAGCTAATATCACCAACACCATTATAGTACAAACCTCTCCTGTAGAAGCATTGAATTATTTAAAAAATGTGAAGGGTGATTTTCCTGAATTTATTTTTTTAGATATAAAAATGCCAGAAATGGATGGTTTCGATTTTTTAAAAGCTTATGATGAATTTGAAGATGATAAAAAAAGAAACATTCATATAATTATGCTTACTTCATCACACAATATGAGTGATGTTGAAAAAGCCAATGAAAATCCTTATGTTAAAAAATATTTGATTAAACCCTTAGATGCATTAAAATTAAATGATACACTAGAAGCCGTTTTTTCATAA
- a CDS encoding glutaminyl-peptide cyclotransferase: MNTFKHLLIISLSTLIISCGSNTGQNKSDFTIKTNAIKGNISNNETLNLSVENKKNHIIDSISYTLNGKKMSETSNLNTFKLGKHTIEAVVYFNNEKQMASTPITILNSEAPKVYTYKIINEYPHDITSYTQGLEFYKGNLYESTGQLKESKLRQVNYKTGEIIKSIHLADAYFGEGLTVLNDKIYQLTWQGGTGFVYDVNTFEKLNSFKYGSSKEGWGFCNDSNKLYKSDGTENIWILNPETLVEEDHIQVYTNKGKIVEINEMEWIDGLIYANRYQKDGVAIINPKNGAVMGVIDFSPLKKLVTQHEGLDVLNGIAYNPETETIFVTGKRWDKLFEVEIVK; the protein is encoded by the coding sequence ATGAATACATTTAAACACTTATTAATCATTTCGTTAAGTACCCTAATTATTTCTTGTGGGTCCAATACAGGTCAAAATAAAAGTGATTTTACCATAAAAACGAATGCCATAAAAGGTAATATTTCTAATAATGAGACTTTAAATCTTTCGGTAGAAAATAAAAAAAACCATATTATAGACTCTATAAGCTATACTTTGAATGGTAAAAAAATGAGTGAAACATCTAATTTAAATACGTTTAAATTAGGAAAACACACTATTGAGGCTGTTGTTTATTTTAATAATGAAAAACAAATGGCCAGTACACCAATTACTATTTTAAATAGTGAAGCTCCTAAAGTCTATACCTATAAAATTATTAACGAGTACCCACATGATATTACCTCTTATACGCAAGGGCTTGAGTTTTATAAGGGTAATTTATATGAAAGTACTGGGCAACTTAAAGAGTCGAAATTAAGACAAGTAAATTATAAAACGGGTGAAATTATAAAAAGCATCCATTTAGCCGATGCTTATTTTGGAGAAGGGTTAACCGTGCTTAACGATAAAATTTATCAACTTACATGGCAAGGAGGCACTGGCTTTGTGTACGATGTGAATACCTTTGAAAAACTAAACAGTTTTAAATACGGAAGTAGTAAAGAAGGTTGGGGCTTCTGCAACGATTCTAACAAACTTTATAAAAGTGACGGTACGGAGAACATTTGGATTCTAAACCCAGAGACTTTGGTAGAAGAAGACCATATTCAAGTATATACCAACAAAGGTAAAATTGTTGAGATTAATGAAATGGAATGGATAGACGGTCTTATTTATGCTAATCGTTACCAAAAAGATGGTGTTGCTATTATTAACCCAAAAAACGGCGCTGTTATGGGTGTGATTGATTTTTCGCCATTAAAAAAGTTAGTAACGCAACATGAAGGTTTAGATGTTTTGAACGGCATTGCTTATAATCCAGAAACAGAGACTATTTTTGTAACAGGAAAACGTTGGGATAAGTTATTTGAGGTGGAAATCGTAAAATAA
- a CDS encoding SDR family oxidoreductase, whose translation MSQIVLITGGSSGIGKSVGEYLSSNGFIVYGTSRNPENYKESKFPILELDVKKVETIHQTVKTIIDKEGRIDVIINNAGAGITGAIEEIPETEIRANFDTNFFGPINVIKAVLPQMRKQHSGLIINITSIAGYMGLPYRGIYSASKGALELLTESFRMELKGFNIQMTNIAPGDFATNIAAGRYHAPLLNDSPYKKPYGDTLNLMNAHVDNGSDPNMMAQAVLKVINTKKPKAHYKVGEFMQKFSIVLKRILPDKVYEKILMKHYKL comes from the coding sequence ATGTCACAAATTGTTTTAATTACAGGTGGTTCTTCTGGTATAGGAAAATCGGTTGGTGAATACCTTAGCTCAAACGGATTTATAGTATATGGTACAAGTAGAAACCCAGAAAATTATAAAGAAAGTAAGTTTCCTATTTTAGAGTTAGATGTCAAAAAGGTTGAGACCATTCATCAAACGGTAAAAACGATTATTGATAAAGAAGGCAGGATAGATGTTATAATTAACAATGCCGGAGCGGGTATTACGGGTGCGATTGAAGAAATACCTGAAACCGAGATTAGGGCAAATTTTGATACTAATTTTTTTGGACCTATTAATGTTATTAAAGCAGTGCTTCCGCAAATGCGCAAACAACATTCAGGCTTAATTATAAACATTACCTCCATTGCAGGGTATATGGGCTTACCATATAGAGGTATTTACAGTGCTAGTAAAGGTGCTTTAGAACTTTTAACAGAATCATTTAGAATGGAATTAAAAGGTTTTAACATACAAATGACCAATATAGCTCCTGGAGATTTTGCGACCAATATCGCTGCTGGTAGATATCATGCTCCTCTATTAAACGATTCGCCATACAAAAAACCTTATGGAGACACCTTAAATTTAATGAACGCTCATGTAGATAATGGTAGCGACCCAAATATGATGGCACAAGCCGTTTTAAAGGTTATAAATACTAAAAAACCAAAAGCTCATTATAAAGTAGGGGAATTTATGCAGAAATTTTCTATTGTTCTAAAACGTATTTTACCAGACAAGGTTTATGAAAAAATACTGATGAAGCATTATAAATTATAG
- a CDS encoding ABC-F family ATP-binding cassette domain-containing protein — protein sequence MLSVSNLSVQFGKRILFDEVNTTFNTGNCYGIIGANGAGKSTFLKIISGKQDPTSGHVHLEPGKRMSVLEQDHNLYDAHTVLETILMGNKPLYKIKTEMDALYADYSDENADRIGELQVLFEEMNGWNADSDAAAMLSNLGIKEEFHYTLMGDLDGKQKVRVLLAQTLFGNPDVLIMDEPTNDLDYETIAWLENFLANYESCVIVVSHDRHFLDAVCTHISDIDFGKINHYSGNYTFWYESSQLAARQHAQQNKKAEEKKKELEEFIRRFSANVAKSKQATSRKKMIEKLNIGDIRRTSRRYPAIIFDRDREAGDQILNIQGLAASSNEDGDILFKDIDLNLAKGDKVVVFSKDSRATTAFYEILNNKQKADAGKFDWGVTTTQSYLPLDNSEFFNNDLTLVDWLRQWAQTEEEREEVNIRGFLGKMIFSGEEALKKSNVLSGGEKVRCMLSRMMMVRANVLMLDEPTNHLDLESITAFNNSLTNFKGTMLFTTHDHEFAQTIANRVVELTPNGVIDRYTTFDEYMQDPKTKELRNKMYSVTA from the coding sequence ATGTTATCAGTATCAAACCTTTCAGTTCAATTTGGTAAACGTATTCTTTTTGATGAAGTAAACACAACCTTTAATACAGGAAATTGCTACGGAATCATTGGAGCTAATGGCGCTGGAAAATCGACGTTTTTAAAAATAATTTCTGGGAAGCAAGACCCAACGTCTGGTCATGTACATTTAGAACCAGGTAAACGCATGTCTGTTTTAGAACAAGACCACAATTTATATGATGCGCACACTGTTTTGGAAACCATATTAATGGGAAACAAACCATTGTATAAAATTAAGACGGAAATGGATGCGCTTTATGCTGATTATTCAGATGAAAATGCCGATAGAATAGGTGAACTTCAAGTGCTTTTTGAAGAAATGAATGGATGGAATGCCGATAGTGATGCGGCTGCCATGTTATCTAATTTAGGTATTAAAGAAGAGTTTCATTATACATTAATGGGCGATTTAGACGGAAAACAAAAAGTACGTGTGCTTTTAGCACAAACGCTTTTTGGAAATCCAGATGTACTCATTATGGATGAGCCTACCAACGATTTAGATTACGAAACCATCGCATGGCTCGAAAACTTTTTAGCAAATTATGAAAGCTGCGTGATTGTGGTATCTCACGACCGTCACTTTTTAGATGCCGTTTGTACCCATATTTCAGATATCGATTTTGGAAAAATTAATCATTATTCTGGAAATTATACTTTTTGGTATGAATCGTCTCAATTAGCAGCACGCCAGCATGCCCAACAAAATAAAAAAGCTGAAGAAAAGAAAAAAGAATTAGAAGAATTTATTCGTCGTTTTTCTGCTAACGTAGCAAAAAGTAAGCAAGCTACAAGTAGAAAGAAAATGATAGAAAAGTTGAATATTGGCGATATAAGACGAACAAGTAGAAGATACCCTGCCATTATTTTTGACCGTGATCGAGAAGCTGGCGATCAAATTTTAAATATTCAAGGATTAGCAGCCTCTAGTAATGAAGATGGTGATATTCTTTTTAAAGACATCGATTTAAACCTTGCAAAAGGCGATAAAGTCGTGGTGTTTTCAAAAGATTCTAGAGCAACTACCGCATTTTATGAAATACTAAACAATAAGCAAAAAGCCGATGCTGGTAAATTTGATTGGGGAGTAACCACTACACAATCGTACTTACCTTTAGATAATAGTGAGTTTTTTAATAATGATTTAACTTTGGTTGATTGGTTACGCCAATGGGCACAAACCGAAGAAGAACGCGAAGAAGTAAATATTCGTGGATTTTTAGGAAAAATGATTTTTAGTGGTGAAGAAGCCTTAAAAAAATCAAATGTGCTTTCTGGAGGTGAAAAAGTACGTTGTATGCTAAGTAGAATGATGATGGTAAGAGCTAATGTATTGATGTTAGACGAGCCTACAAACCATTTAGATTTAGAGAGCATTACTGCGTTTAACAACTCTCTTACCAATTTTAAAGGGACGATGTTGTTTACAACACACGATCACGAATTTGCTCAAACCATAGCAAACAGAGTAGTAGAATTAACGCCTAATGGTGTTATCGATAGATATACCACATTTGATGAATATATGCAAGACCCTAAAACAAAAGAGTTGCGTAATAAAATGTATTCGGTTACAGCTTAA
- a CDS encoding DUF2007 domain-containing protein — protein MIDSNFIKIYTGNFAVVKRIAMELNTLNINPIIKDQAESAILGGFGGTLAPDFQEVFVHKDELERATEVINNITKELES, from the coding sequence ATGATAGATTCAAATTTTATAAAGATATATACGGGAAATTTTGCGGTAGTAAAACGAATTGCAATGGAATTGAATACATTGAATATTAACCCCATTATTAAAGATCAAGCTGAATCGGCTATACTAGGAGGTTTTGGAGGCACATTAGCCCCCGATTTTCAAGAAGTATTTGTACATAAGGATGAACTAGAAAGAGCAACTGAAGTTATTAATAACATCACTAAAGAATTGGAATCCTAG